Proteins encoded by one window of Chanos chanos chromosome 7, fChaCha1.1, whole genome shotgun sequence:
- the jam2a gene encoding junctional adhesion molecule 2A, with product MFLFFLLFSMILIQSLPVTPVSVSTREPKVSVREYSDAMLSCEFKTEQEPEPRIEWKKIGKDVSFVYYEGHFRGEFAKRAEIEGATVTLSRVSQKDAGVYRCEVSAPKDSVTLGEINVTLTVLVPPQTPSCVIPSSAVTGSAVELSCRDLHGIPAATYTWFKDRKALSVRPQANSTYTINPHTGVLTFKTVTRNDTGRYHCEAKNGVGSPKSCAGNHMKIDDLNVQGIIVATLVVCLIVSICIVGVCCAHRHGYFSRHRGSANTGYSPPPQEPQDFRHTQSFML from the exons gCCTTCCCGTAACCCCTGTTAGCGTGTCCACCAGGGAACCAAAAGTGTCTGTTCGTGAGTATTCAG ATGCGATGCTTTCGTGTGAGTTTAAGACAGAGCAGGAGCCAGAGCCGCGGATAGAGTGGAAGAAAATAGGAAAAGACGTGTCGTTCGTCTACTATGAGGGACATTTTCGAG GTGAGTTTGCAAAACGCGCGGAGATTGAGGGGGCTACCGTGACCTTGAGCAGGGTGAGTCAGAAGGACGCAGGAGTGTATCGGTGTGAGGTCAGCGCCCCTAAAGACTCAGTCACCCTGGGAGAAATAAACGTCACCCTTACTGTTCTGG TTCCACCCCAGACCCCGTCCTGTGTGATCCCCAGTTCGGCTGTAACAGGCTCGGCGGTGGAATTAAGCTGTAGAGACCTGCACGGTATCCCGGCTGCCACCTACACCTGGTTCAAAGACAGGAAAGCATTGAGTGTACGACCGCAGGCCAACAGCACTTACACCATCAACCCCCACACCGGCGTCCTG ACGTTTAAAACGGTCACCAGAAATGACACGGGTCGGTACCACTGTGAGGCAAAAAACGGAGTAGGCTCTCCCAAGAGCTGTGCGGGCAATCATATGAAGATTG ATGATTTAAATGTCCAAGGCATAATCGTTGCTACATTAGTGGTCTGTTTGATCGTGTCGATATGTATCGTAGGAGTGTGCTGTGCCCACCGACACGGTTACTTTAGCA GACACAGAGGAAG TGCCAATACTGGCTACAGCCCTCCACCACAAGAG ccTCAGGACTTCAGACACACCCAGTCCTTCATGCTGTGA
- the atp5pf gene encoding ATP synthase peripheral stalk subunit F6, mitochondrial yields MALRRLFQLSSLFRSTVTVVLRRNIGLSAVLFNRAKDLDPVQKLFLDKIRDYNTKSKAAGGVVDAGASYQKNLTEEMAKLQRLYGGGDMTKFPDFKFPEPKLDEVAK; encoded by the exons ATGGCGCTCCGTCGGCTGTTCCAGTTGTCCTCTCTATTCCGCTCCACGGTGACGGTAGTACTTCGCAGGAATATCGGTCTGTCTGCGGTGCTGTTCAACAGGGCGAAGGACCTGGATCCCGTCCAGAAGCTTTTCTTGGATAAGATCCGTGATTACAACACCAAGAGCAA GGCTGCGGGGGGTGTGGTTGACGCTGGCGCCTCCTACCAGAAAAATCTGACAGAAGAAATGGCCAAACTGCAGAGGTTATACGGAGGTGGTGATATGACTAAATTCCCAGACTTCAAATTCCCTG AACCTAAGCTGGATGAAGTGGCTAAGTGA
- the appa gene encoding amyloid beta (A4) precursor protein a isoform X1, with protein MGGRIAFLLLMVTTMAFAVEMPADDGVGSLAEPQVAMFCGKLNMHINVQNGKWEPDPSGTKSCIGTKEGILQYCQEVYPELQITNVVEANQPVTIQNWCKKGRRQCRSHLHIVVPYRCLVGEFVSDALLVPDKCKFLHQERMDLCESHLHWHTVAKESCGDHTMNLHDYGMLLPCGIDRFRGVEFVCCPSEAEREADSAEQEDDGDSDVWWGGPETDYADNSMPREAEPTEAEPEPEPALLEDDEDIEEDEEEAALDNDEDGDGDEDEEEEDEEDDEAVDESDFSKLTTEVAMTTTTTTTTESVEEVVREVCWASAETGPCRAMLPRWYFVREEGRCAPFIYGGCGGNRNNFESEEYCLSVCSSVLPTTSPSPPDAVDRYLETPGDDNEHAHFQKAKESLEAKHRERMSQVMREWEEAERQAKSLPRADKKAVIQHFQEKVEALEQEAASKRQQLVETHMARVEALLNDRRRLALESYLTALQADPPRPRHVFSLLKKYVRAEQKDRQHTLKHFEHVRMVDPKKAAQIRPQVLTHLRVIEERMNQSLGLLYKVPGVAEEIQDQVELLQREQQEMAQQLSSLQSDVRVSYGNNALMPDLPDSTATLDLLPPEDTGLGLDGLGFIHPESFNQPNTQNQVEPVDARPIPERGLPTRPVSGLRPEEIPELRMEAEERHSAGYEVHHQKLVFFAEDVSSNKGAIIGLMVGGVVIATVIVITLVMLRKKQYTSIHHGVIEVDAAVTPEERHLSKMQQNGYENPTYKFFEQMQN; from the exons aTGCCTGCGGATGATGGAGTGGGTTCATTGGCCGAGCCCCAGGTGGCCATGTTCTGTGGCAAGCTCAATATGCACATCAATGTTCAGAACGGCAAATGGGAACCCGACCCCAGCGGCACCAAGAGCTGCATCGGCACCAAGGAGGGCATCCTTCAGTACTGCcaggag GTTTATCCTGAGCTTCAGATCACCAACGTGGTGGAGGCCAACCAGCCCGTCACCATCCAGAACTGGTGCAAGAAGGGTCGCAGGCAATGCCGGAGTCACCTGCATATCGTTGTGCCCTACCGTTGCCTGG TTGGAGAATTTGTGAGCGATGCCCTCCTGGTCCCTGACAAGTGTAAGTTTCTGCATCAGGAGCGTATGGACCTGTGTGAAAGTCACCTTCACTGGCACACAGTGGCCAAAGAG TCGTGCGGGGACCACACCATGAATCTCCATGACTACGGGATGCTGCTGCCGTGCGGTATTGACCGTTTCCGTGGCGTCGAGTTTGTGTGCTGCCCATCGGAGGCAGAGCGGGAGGCAGATAGTGCTGAGCAGGAGGATGATGGTGACTCTGATGTCTGGTGGGGAGGACCTGAGACAGATTATGCAGACaatag TATGCCTCGGGAGGCAGAGCCCACAGAGGCAGAGCCAGAACCAGAGCCCGCCCTGCTCGAGGATGACGAGGATAtcgaggaagatgaggaagaggctgccctGGACAACGACGAGGACGGAGACGGCGAcgaagacgaggaggaggaagacgaggaggaTGACGAGGCAGTGGACGAGAGCGACTTCAGCAAACTCACCACGgaggttgccatgacaaccaccacaaccaccaccaccgaATCTGTAGAAGAAGTGGTCAGAG agGTGTGTTGGGCGAGCGCGGAGACAGGACCGTGTCGGGCGATGCTGCCCCGCTGGTATTTTGTCCGGGAGGAGGGCCGCTGTGCCCCCTTCATCTACGGCGGCTGCGGAGGCAACCGCAATAACTTTGAGTCGGAGGAATACTGCCTGTCCGTCTGCAGCAGCGTGT TGCCCACCACCTCCCCCAGCCCACCAGACGCAGTGGACCGCTACCTGGAGACCCCCGGAGACGACAACGAGCACGCCCACTTCCAGAAAGCTAAGGAGAGCCTGGAGGCCAAACACCGCGAGAGGATGTcccag GTGATGAGGGAGTGGGAGGAGGCGGAGAGACAGGCGAAGAGTCTGCCACGCGCCGACAAAAAGGCCGTCATCCAG CACTTCCAGGAGAAGGTGGAGGCTCTGGAGCAGGAGGCAGCCAGTAAGAGGCAGCAGCTGGTGGAGACCCACATGGCTCGGGTGGAGGCTCTGCTCAACGACCGCCGTCGCCTGGCACTGGAGAGTTACCTCACCGCTCTGCAGGCCGACCCACCCCGg CCTCGTCATGTGTTCAGTCTGTTGAAGAAGTATGTGCGTGCTGAACAGAAGGACAGGCAGCACACCCTCAAACACTTTGAACATGTGCGCATGGTTGACCCCAAGAAGGCCGCTCAGATCCGACCTCAG GTGCTGACCCACCTGCGTGTGATCGAGGAGAGGATGAATCAGTCTCTGGGACTGCTCTACAAAGTGCCTGGAGTGGCTGAGGAGATCCAGGACCAAGTGg agTTGCTGCAGCGGGAGCAGCAGGAGATGGCTCAGCAGTTGTCGTCTCTGCAGAGCGACGTGAGGGTGAGTTATGGGAACAACGCCTTGATGCCTGACCTGCCCGACAGCACGGCCACACTGGACCTGCTTCCCCCAGAGGACACGGGCCTGGGCCTGGACGGGCTGGGCTTCATTCACCCTGAGAGCTTCAACCAGCCCAACACCCAGAACCAGG tggAGCCTGTGGATGCCCGTCCTATCCCTGAGAGAGGCCTGCCTACACGACCAG tgtctggACTGAGGCCGGAGGAAATTCCTGAGTTGAGGatggaggcagaggagagacacagTGCTGGATATGAAGTGCACCACCAGAAactg GTGTTCTTTGCTGAGGATGTCAGCTCCAATAAGGGCGCTATTATTGGGCTCATGGTTGGCGGGGTTGTCATAGCAACTGTCATCGTCATCACCCTGGTGATGCTGAGGAAGAAGCAGTACACGTCCATCCACCACGGTGTCATAGAG GTGGATGCCGCTGTGACTCCTGAGGAGCGCCATCTGTCTAAGATGCAGCAGAACGGCTATGAGAACCCCACCTACAAGTTCTTTGAGCAGATGCAGAACTGA
- the appa gene encoding amyloid beta (A4) precursor protein a isoform X2 — MPADDGVGSLAEPQVAMFCGKLNMHINVQNGKWEPDPSGTKSCIGTKEGILQYCQEVYPELQITNVVEANQPVTIQNWCKKGRRQCRSHLHIVVPYRCLVGEFVSDALLVPDKCKFLHQERMDLCESHLHWHTVAKESCGDHTMNLHDYGMLLPCGIDRFRGVEFVCCPSEAEREADSAEQEDDGDSDVWWGGPETDYADNSMPREAEPTEAEPEPEPALLEDDEDIEEDEEEAALDNDEDGDGDEDEEEEDEEDDEAVDESDFSKLTTEVAMTTTTTTTTESVEEVVREVCWASAETGPCRAMLPRWYFVREEGRCAPFIYGGCGGNRNNFESEEYCLSVCSSVLPTTSPSPPDAVDRYLETPGDDNEHAHFQKAKESLEAKHRERMSQVMREWEEAERQAKSLPRADKKAVIQHFQEKVEALEQEAASKRQQLVETHMARVEALLNDRRRLALESYLTALQADPPRPRHVFSLLKKYVRAEQKDRQHTLKHFEHVRMVDPKKAAQIRPQVLTHLRVIEERMNQSLGLLYKVPGVAEEIQDQVELLQREQQEMAQQLSSLQSDVRVSYGNNALMPDLPDSTATLDLLPPEDTGLGLDGLGFIHPESFNQPNTQNQVEPVDARPIPERGLPTRPVSGLRPEEIPELRMEAEERHSAGYEVHHQKLVFFAEDVSSNKGAIIGLMVGGVVIATVIVITLVMLRKKQYTSIHHGVIEVDAAVTPEERHLSKMQQNGYENPTYKFFEQMQN; from the exons aTGCCTGCGGATGATGGAGTGGGTTCATTGGCCGAGCCCCAGGTGGCCATGTTCTGTGGCAAGCTCAATATGCACATCAATGTTCAGAACGGCAAATGGGAACCCGACCCCAGCGGCACCAAGAGCTGCATCGGCACCAAGGAGGGCATCCTTCAGTACTGCcaggag GTTTATCCTGAGCTTCAGATCACCAACGTGGTGGAGGCCAACCAGCCCGTCACCATCCAGAACTGGTGCAAGAAGGGTCGCAGGCAATGCCGGAGTCACCTGCATATCGTTGTGCCCTACCGTTGCCTGG TTGGAGAATTTGTGAGCGATGCCCTCCTGGTCCCTGACAAGTGTAAGTTTCTGCATCAGGAGCGTATGGACCTGTGTGAAAGTCACCTTCACTGGCACACAGTGGCCAAAGAG TCGTGCGGGGACCACACCATGAATCTCCATGACTACGGGATGCTGCTGCCGTGCGGTATTGACCGTTTCCGTGGCGTCGAGTTTGTGTGCTGCCCATCGGAGGCAGAGCGGGAGGCAGATAGTGCTGAGCAGGAGGATGATGGTGACTCTGATGTCTGGTGGGGAGGACCTGAGACAGATTATGCAGACaatag TATGCCTCGGGAGGCAGAGCCCACAGAGGCAGAGCCAGAACCAGAGCCCGCCCTGCTCGAGGATGACGAGGATAtcgaggaagatgaggaagaggctgccctGGACAACGACGAGGACGGAGACGGCGAcgaagacgaggaggaggaagacgaggaggaTGACGAGGCAGTGGACGAGAGCGACTTCAGCAAACTCACCACGgaggttgccatgacaaccaccacaaccaccaccaccgaATCTGTAGAAGAAGTGGTCAGAG agGTGTGTTGGGCGAGCGCGGAGACAGGACCGTGTCGGGCGATGCTGCCCCGCTGGTATTTTGTCCGGGAGGAGGGCCGCTGTGCCCCCTTCATCTACGGCGGCTGCGGAGGCAACCGCAATAACTTTGAGTCGGAGGAATACTGCCTGTCCGTCTGCAGCAGCGTGT TGCCCACCACCTCCCCCAGCCCACCAGACGCAGTGGACCGCTACCTGGAGACCCCCGGAGACGACAACGAGCACGCCCACTTCCAGAAAGCTAAGGAGAGCCTGGAGGCCAAACACCGCGAGAGGATGTcccag GTGATGAGGGAGTGGGAGGAGGCGGAGAGACAGGCGAAGAGTCTGCCACGCGCCGACAAAAAGGCCGTCATCCAG CACTTCCAGGAGAAGGTGGAGGCTCTGGAGCAGGAGGCAGCCAGTAAGAGGCAGCAGCTGGTGGAGACCCACATGGCTCGGGTGGAGGCTCTGCTCAACGACCGCCGTCGCCTGGCACTGGAGAGTTACCTCACCGCTCTGCAGGCCGACCCACCCCGg CCTCGTCATGTGTTCAGTCTGTTGAAGAAGTATGTGCGTGCTGAACAGAAGGACAGGCAGCACACCCTCAAACACTTTGAACATGTGCGCATGGTTGACCCCAAGAAGGCCGCTCAGATCCGACCTCAG GTGCTGACCCACCTGCGTGTGATCGAGGAGAGGATGAATCAGTCTCTGGGACTGCTCTACAAAGTGCCTGGAGTGGCTGAGGAGATCCAGGACCAAGTGg agTTGCTGCAGCGGGAGCAGCAGGAGATGGCTCAGCAGTTGTCGTCTCTGCAGAGCGACGTGAGGGTGAGTTATGGGAACAACGCCTTGATGCCTGACCTGCCCGACAGCACGGCCACACTGGACCTGCTTCCCCCAGAGGACACGGGCCTGGGCCTGGACGGGCTGGGCTTCATTCACCCTGAGAGCTTCAACCAGCCCAACACCCAGAACCAGG tggAGCCTGTGGATGCCCGTCCTATCCCTGAGAGAGGCCTGCCTACACGACCAG tgtctggACTGAGGCCGGAGGAAATTCCTGAGTTGAGGatggaggcagaggagagacacagTGCTGGATATGAAGTGCACCACCAGAAactg GTGTTCTTTGCTGAGGATGTCAGCTCCAATAAGGGCGCTATTATTGGGCTCATGGTTGGCGGGGTTGTCATAGCAACTGTCATCGTCATCACCCTGGTGATGCTGAGGAAGAAGCAGTACACGTCCATCCACCACGGTGTCATAGAG GTGGATGCCGCTGTGACTCCTGAGGAGCGCCATCTGTCTAAGATGCAGCAGAACGGCTATGAGAACCCCACCTACAAGTTCTTTGAGCAGATGCAGAACTGA